The following proteins come from a genomic window of Nitrospirota bacterium:
- a CDS encoding lysophospholipid acyltransferase family protein, which yields MHPEAKSQFRKYQTTPLLKGAIRAFTIVSKILPLWFMKITAFFIIPFFILLNHRNFKYIMINFSYIRPDADLLRRALSAYRVFLNYSFYLIDLFFLSHGAKRIEKYNIKIYGEEHLNELIKKNIGFILLTIHMGNWEIASAVLSKKNVKSYVVYSPDSEGTIEYNRRTLRNIFNVNDIPLNRKTFFSIQLLNTLREKGIVAFQGDRLMGDSGVEVKFFGKNALFPKGPIVLGMVSGAPILPVFCTMKGYNGYILSIEKPYNIQLYETRDETIRRALEDIVIIFQKYVLQYAEQWYTFMPFWGKNET from the coding sequence ATGCATCCTGAAGCTAAAAGTCAATTCAGAAAATATCAAACGACTCCTTTGCTAAAAGGAGCAATTCGCGCATTCACTATTGTTTCAAAAATCCTGCCTCTATGGTTCATGAAAATAACAGCCTTTTTTATAATACCGTTTTTTATTCTACTGAATCACAGAAACTTCAAATATATTATGATAAATTTCTCATATATACGTCCGGATGCAGATTTATTAAGAAGGGCTCTATCTGCATATCGGGTATTTCTGAATTATTCATTCTATCTTATTGATCTTTTTTTTCTGAGTCATGGGGCAAAAAGGATAGAAAAGTATAATATAAAAATCTACGGAGAAGAACACCTTAATGAATTAATAAAAAAGAACATTGGTTTTATACTCCTGACAATTCACATGGGAAACTGGGAGATAGCCAGTGCAGTCCTCTCTAAAAAAAATGTGAAGTCTTATGTTGTATATTCACCTGACAGTGAAGGAACAATCGAATATAATCGCAGAACATTAAGGAATATTTTTAATGTGAATGACATACCTTTGAACAGAAAAACCTTCTTTTCGATACAACTCCTGAATACCTTAAGAGAAAAAGGAATAGTAGCGTTTCAGGGTGACAGGCTTATGGGAGACAGCGGTGTTGAAGTCAAATTTTTTGGTAAGAATGCTCTTTTCCCTAAAGGTCCTATTGTTCTTGGAATGGTTTCCGGGGCCCCGATTCTTCCTGTTTTCTGCACAATGAAAGGATATAACGGCTATATCCTTTCGATTGAAAAGCCATACAATATTCAATTGTATGAAACACGGGATGAGACTATCAGAAGGGCACTTGAAGATATTGTGATAATTTTTCAGAAATATGTATTACAATATGCTGAACAATGGTATACCTTCATGCCGTTCTGGGGAAAAAATGAAACTTAA
- a CDS encoding YjbQ family protein: protein MVRYINVRSKSRNEFIDITGLVQDVVKEAGVMKGICCLYVPHTTAGITINEGADPSVQRDILNTLSRLIPHDMNYLHREGNADAHIKSTLVGTSVIVIIDEGKLLLGTWQAVFFCEFDGPRHRRVAVKFLHVRE from the coding sequence ATGGTGAGATATATAAATGTCCGAAGTAAATCCAGAAATGAATTCATTGATATCACAGGCCTTGTTCAGGATGTTGTAAAAGAAGCAGGGGTAATGAAGGGTATATGCTGTCTTTATGTGCCGCATACTACAGCAGGTATTACTATAAATGAGGGAGCAGACCCAAGTGTTCAACGTGATATCCTAAATACGCTCAGCAGATTGATACCTCATGATATGAATTATTTACACAGAGAAGGTAATGCTGATGCCCATATAAAGTCAACACTTGTAGGCACATCTGTCATTGTTATCATTGATGAAGGCAAATTACTTCTCGGCACATGGCAGGCTGTGTTTTTCTGTGAGTTTGATGGCCCAAGGCATAGAAGAGTAGCAGTAAAATTTCTCCATGTCAGAGAATAA
- a CDS encoding glycosyltransferase family 2 protein produces the protein MRYSLLIPAYNEEKNISHIIRDAFQYVQDIFVVDDGSGDRTSFLAREAGAKVIVHQKNMGKGKALLTGFSEIMKNNFDAVITMDADGQHLPSEIPILKTVFEQGDCDIIIGERLINRNIMPIHRALANRIGEIFISRAIGTKIRDTQSGFRIYSTDVIKSIHIETAGFEMETEILLKSRYAGFHVGTATITTVYADDYSSHFRPVRDFYRISVCFLKCFLKTKCLS, from the coding sequence ATGAGATATAGCCTTCTTATCCCTGCATACAATGAAGAAAAAAATATCTCCCATATAATCCGTGATGCATTTCAATATGTTCAGGATATCTTTGTGGTGGATGACGGTTCAGGAGACAGAACATCTTTTTTAGCCAGAGAAGCAGGAGCAAAGGTTATAGTACATCAGAAAAATATGGGCAAAGGTAAAGCACTGCTGACAGGATTCTCTGAAATCATGAAGAATAATTTTGATGCAGTCATAACAATGGATGCTGATGGACAGCATCTTCCATCTGAGATTCCCATCCTTAAGACCGTTTTTGAACAAGGAGATTGTGATATTATTATTGGAGAAAGACTTATAAATCGTAATATAATGCCAATACATAGGGCACTGGCAAACAGGATTGGAGAAATTTTTATCTCCAGAGCTATAGGAACTAAAATAAGAGACACCCAATCAGGATTTAGAATTTATTCAACAGATGTTATAAAAAGTATCCATATTGAAACAGCAGGATTTGAAATGGAGACAGAAATTTTGTTAAAGTCACGTTATGCTGGATTTCATGTTGGAACAGCTACTATTACAACAGTATATGCGGATGACTATTCGAGCCATTTCAGACCTGTAAGGGATTTCTACCGGATAAGCGTATGTTTTCTGAAATGTTTTTTGAAGACAAAGTGTTTGTCATAA
- a CDS encoding 4Fe-4S binding protein, with protein sequence MKSLLTGNEAVALGAYEAGVFVATGYPGTPATEIIETISRYPEVYAEWSVNEKTALEFASGVSLSGKRALVAMKHVGLNVASDPLINLAYTGVNGGLVIAVSDDPGMWSSQNEQDSRLYGLIANIPVLEPSDSQEAYIFTKMAFDISERFDLPILLRLTRAISHTSSIVNFEGERREVYRKYTSNPKKNVLIPPYTSKQRLSLQRRMEIFRQEIPSIGLNSAENKGSIKGIITSGISYQYVKETFPDVSVFKIGIVYPLNIQEIKKFSESCIELFIVEESSSFIEDMLKARGIEVKGKANGLLPETGELNSFLIKEAFQGNYIKYGELCRDNHAFLCPGCPYIGVFSELHNKSIFIGGDIGCYTLAVHTYPNVIDTTLCMGSGISQAAGYSISQGEKAIGVIGDSTFFHSGIPAVLNAMYQKADILIIILDNHTTSMTGGQPHIGTGKGLRPDKKRLLIEDILYSCGVESVKRIGAYDLRNIKTGIMDGLLTSGISAIIIDGECAVHKQKDGFCYIEEQECNLCNSCLSLGCSAIIRDGNSYKINDRCNGCGLCIQVCEQNAIKKKYINSIYR encoded by the coding sequence ATGAAATCTCTACTTACAGGGAATGAAGCAGTTGCTTTAGGAGCATATGAGGCTGGTGTTTTTGTAGCTACCGGCTATCCGGGAACCCCTGCTACAGAGATTATCGAAACAATCTCCCGCTATCCTGAAGTTTATGCAGAGTGGTCTGTAAATGAAAAGACAGCCCTTGAATTTGCATCAGGGGTATCTCTTTCAGGAAAACGTGCTCTTGTTGCAATGAAACATGTTGGTTTAAATGTTGCTTCTGATCCACTAATAAATCTTGCATATACAGGGGTAAATGGTGGTCTTGTAATTGCTGTTTCTGACGATCCCGGAATGTGGAGCTCTCAGAATGAACAGGATTCGAGACTCTACGGTTTGATCGCTAATATTCCTGTCCTTGAGCCGTCAGATTCACAAGAAGCATATATATTTACTAAAATGGCGTTTGATATAAGTGAACGCTTTGATCTCCCTATTCTTTTAAGATTAACAAGAGCGATATCACATACAAGCAGTATTGTTAATTTTGAGGGAGAAAGAAGAGAGGTTTACCGGAAATATACTTCGAATCCGAAAAAAAATGTTTTAATCCCACCATATACCAGCAAACAGAGACTATCTCTTCAGAGGAGGATGGAAATTTTCAGACAGGAAATTCCTTCAATCGGTTTAAATAGTGCAGAAAATAAGGGAAGTATTAAAGGAATTATAACATCAGGTATTTCATACCAATATGTAAAAGAAACTTTTCCAGATGTTTCTGTATTTAAAATTGGTATTGTATATCCACTTAATATTCAAGAAATCAAGAAATTTTCTGAATCATGCATTGAATTATTTATTGTTGAAGAATCGAGTTCCTTTATCGAAGATATGCTAAAAGCAAGAGGGATAGAGGTGAAGGGTAAAGCAAATGGACTTTTACCAGAAACAGGGGAGTTAAATTCATTTTTAATCAAAGAGGCTTTTCAGGGCAACTATATTAAATATGGAGAGCTATGCAGAGACAACCATGCTTTTTTATGTCCGGGTTGCCCGTATATTGGGGTCTTTTCAGAATTGCACAATAAATCAATTTTTATTGGAGGTGATATCGGTTGTTACACATTGGCTGTACACACATATCCGAATGTAATTGACACAACACTCTGCATGGGGAGCGGAATATCTCAGGCAGCTGGATATAGTATCTCACAGGGCGAAAAGGCAATTGGTGTAATAGGTGATTCTACCTTTTTCCACTCGGGTATCCCGGCTGTTCTTAATGCTATGTATCAAAAAGCAGATATACTCATTATTATCCTTGATAATCATACAACCTCAATGACCGGCGGACAGCCCCATATTGGGACAGGTAAAGGTTTGAGACCTGATAAAAAGAGATTATTAATTGAAGATATTTTATATAGTTGTGGAGTTGAATCTGTGAAGAGAATTGGAGCATATGACCTGCGTAATATCAAGACCGGTATAATGGATGGTTTACTAACAAGTGGTATTTCAGCCATCATTATAGATGGTGAATGTGCTGTACATAAACAAAAGGACGGATTCTGTTATATAGAGGAGCAGGAATGCAATTTGTGTAATAGCTGCCTATCACTTGGTTGTTCAGCAATTATAAGAGATGGAAATTCTTATAAAATAAATGACAGATGTAACGGGTGCGGATTGTGCATACAGGTATGTGAACAAAATGCAATCAAAAAGAAATACATCAATAGTATTTATAGGTAA
- a CDS encoding HAMP domain-containing protein has product MKLKHKIAIFVVLIQIILISAITIHSARKEIQNSYAEMSSYAKMMAKVVALKWVSDIEHSERIERPELERFIDVMMSLDERIACIVISGSKGNIIAGDLNTKWIEFSGDKITALSRLRDKDLKHKKFKSVSVNIESDEGLRGNIKIIFSLSALKKKVFLSLVTWAGIGLGFILLGIIGAFFISNRITKPLSKIADAMSHVEAGDLTHKVNINTSDEVGSMGRAFNKMVDGLNEREFIKDTFSKYVSKQVADKILKEKDYLKLKGEKRIVTVLFADIRGFTPLAETMPPEKVIEILNQYFSMMIDVVFQYGGVLNKFIGDAIMVTYNAPLDQKYHELRAILTGLEMQKKMAEMNKERLKKGEQQVNIGIGINTDEAVAGNVGSPERLEYTVIGSGVNIAQRIESSTEKGQLHISEKTYEAVKDYVEVIKLSPVQVKGISEPVQLYSVINAKLPEDFHENY; this is encoded by the coding sequence TTGAAATTAAAACACAAGATAGCTATTTTTGTTGTATTGATTCAGATTATACTTATCTCTGCCATAACCATACATAGTGCAAGAAAAGAAATCCAGAATTCATATGCAGAGATGTCATCATATGCGAAAATGATGGCAAAAGTAGTAGCATTAAAATGGGTTAGCGATATTGAACATTCGGAAAGGATAGAACGGCCAGAACTTGAAAGGTTTATAGATGTTATGATGTCATTGGATGAAAGGATTGCATGCATAGTTATTTCAGGGAGTAAGGGGAATATTATAGCAGGAGACCTTAACACTAAATGGATTGAATTCAGTGGCGATAAGATCACCGCACTTTCGAGATTAAGGGATAAGGATTTAAAACATAAGAAATTTAAATCTGTTTCTGTAAATATAGAAAGCGATGAGGGACTTAGGGGGAATATAAAAATAATATTCAGTCTATCGGCTCTCAAGAAAAAGGTTTTTCTCTCTCTTGTTACGTGGGCTGGTATTGGGTTGGGCTTTATTTTGTTGGGCATTATTGGGGCTTTTTTTATATCAAATAGAATAACAAAGCCACTGAGTAAAATAGCCGATGCCATGAGCCATGTTGAAGCTGGTGACCTAACTCATAAGGTGAATATAAACACATCGGATGAAGTAGGCTCTATGGGGAGAGCATTCAATAAAATGGTCGATGGACTTAATGAGCGGGAATTTATCAAGGACACTTTTTCAAAATATGTCTCTAAACAGGTTGCAGATAAGATACTCAAAGAGAAGGATTATCTTAAGCTCAAAGGGGAAAAGAGGATTGTTACAGTGCTTTTTGCAGATATCAGAGGTTTTACCCCATTGGCTGAAACCATGCCTCCTGAAAAAGTAATTGAAATCCTAAATCAATATTTCAGTATGATGATAGATGTGGTATTCCAGTATGGCGGTGTATTGAATAAATTTATAGGGGATGCGATTATGGTTACATATAATGCACCCCTTGACCAGAAATACCATGAATTGCGGGCTATCTTGACAGGCCTTGAGATGCAGAAGAAAATGGCAGAGATGAATAAAGAAAGACTCAAAAAGGGTGAACAGCAGGTTAATATTGGGATAGGAATCAATACAGACGAGGCTGTCGCAGGGAATGTAGGTTCACCTGAAAGGCTTGAATACACAGTTATAGGTTCGGGTGTGAATATTGCTCAGAGGATAGAGTCGTCTACAGAAAAAGGACAACTTCATATCAGTGAAAAGACATATGAAGCTGTTAAAGACTATGTGGAGGTCATAAAGCTGAGTCCTGTTCAGGTTAAAGGAATTTCAGAGCCAGTTCAGCTTTATTCAGTTATTAATGCAAAATTACCGGAGGATTTCCATGAGAATTATTAA
- a CDS encoding radical SAM protein — MRLYLIAPCRKKDIWRKKRVTFTLPPMSLAILASLTPEKIEIKITDELVEDIALSSDPDIVALSVNTTNAKRAYEIAEYFRKKGSKIIMGGIHPSCMPEEALQYADSVVAGEGEPLWQNIISDFQRGRLKAIYKSADFSDMSIVPKPKWELLNNNRYFVPRTFQVSRGCPYGCSFCSSTKFFGRHYRFKPVKNVVDEIKDYPKKFLVFVDDNIVGNHDYARELFKSLMPLKKRWVAQASIDIAKDQRLLQYASDSGCAGLLIGFESIRYSNKKDVKKLRDPQDYAEMIRLIHSYRIGVHGSFVFGFDEDTEDVFTDTIDFVIRNRLECANYCKLTPFPGTELFEKMKSEDRLLTLDWSKYDRYHLVFKPKHIDVNRFYILTDDAYRRTFSFYSILKRMPNIISNIPYYLAINLSYRLGAKSLRNSERGKF, encoded by the coding sequence TTGAGACTTTATCTTATTGCACCCTGTAGAAAAAAAGATATATGGAGAAAAAAGAGGGTAACCTTTACACTTCCACCCATGTCATTAGCCATTCTTGCAAGTCTTACTCCAGAGAAAATCGAGATAAAGATTACTGATGAACTTGTAGAGGACATAGCTCTATCTTCTGATCCAGACATTGTTGCTCTCTCAGTGAATACAACAAATGCCAAAAGAGCATATGAAATAGCGGAATATTTCAGGAAGAAAGGTTCGAAAATTATTATGGGAGGAATCCACCCATCTTGTATGCCAGAGGAAGCTCTGCAATATGCAGATTCAGTTGTAGCTGGTGAGGGAGAGCCTCTTTGGCAAAACATAATATCAGATTTTCAGAGAGGAAGACTTAAAGCTATCTATAAAAGTGCTGATTTCTCTGATATGTCCATTGTTCCGAAGCCAAAATGGGAACTGCTAAATAATAATAGATACTTTGTCCCGAGAACATTTCAGGTATCCCGCGGGTGTCCATACGGATGTAGTTTCTGCTCATCAACAAAGTTTTTTGGAAGACATTATCGATTCAAACCTGTTAAGAATGTAGTTGATGAGATCAAAGATTATCCAAAAAAGTTTCTTGTATTCGTGGACGATAATATAGTAGGGAATCATGACTATGCGAGGGAATTGTTTAAGTCTTTAATGCCACTAAAAAAAAGATGGGTTGCTCAGGCGAGCATTGACATTGCAAAAGACCAAAGGCTTTTACAATATGCTTCAGACAGCGGATGTGCAGGGCTACTTATTGGTTTTGAAAGTATAAGATATAGCAATAAAAAGGATGTAAAAAAACTCAGAGATCCACAGGATTATGCAGAGATGATACGTTTAATCCATTCCTACCGTATCGGGGTTCATGGCTCTTTTGTTTTTGGATTTGATGAAGATACAGAAGATGTCTTTACTGATACAATTGACTTTGTTATCAGAAACAGACTCGAGTGTGCAAATTATTGCAAACTTACTCCTTTCCCTGGAACTGAACTTTTCGAAAAAATGAAAAGCGAAGATAGATTGCTAACGCTTGACTGGTCTAAATATGATAGATATCATCTCGTTTTTAAGCCAAAACATATTGATGTTAATCGGTTTTATATACTGACTGATGATGCATACAGAAGGACATTTTCATTTTATTCTATTTTAAAAAGAATGCCAAATATAATAAGTAATATTCCTTATTATTTAGCGATTAATCTCAGTTACAGGCTTGGAGCAAAATCTTTGAGAAATTCTGAAAGAGGAAAGTTCTGA
- a CDS encoding radical SAM protein, whose product MYRELKPIILSNLLYRIVQILSLSSPQLLIHYTKIAELATTRDHYKRAIRKIRGMWENGHPSLRVAMKILRNTSPNHKRKIIKNFIINQLLVGSTRRKLFSEQEGGFYPPGLMVISPTMKCNLNCYGCYAGMYRKDADLPFDVFDRVLNEAKEMGIYFAVISGGEPFFRKDIFDIFEKHHDMSFHVFTNGSLLDDEKVRKISDLGNILPAISVEGFKEETDTRRGKGHYEKVLNAMRLLKENGVLFGFSATMTKENANTIVSDEFIDHWIGHGCTIGWYFLYTPVGREPNWQIVPTPEQRDMLRERVAYIRSNKEILIGDFWNDGPVVGGCIAGGRKYFHINSKGDIEPCVFCHISMHNIKNTSLREAITSPLFKRIREHQKNNTNLLRPCMIMDHPYVYREICQIPGVKFTHKGAEQIVTEFAPEIDKYSKRWAELADRAWSERQNSSC is encoded by the coding sequence ATGTATAGAGAACTAAAGCCGATTATTCTTTCAAATTTACTTTATAGAATAGTTCAGATTCTATCTCTGAGTTCTCCTCAATTGCTTATCCATTATACAAAGATAGCAGAACTCGCAACCACAAGAGATCATTATAAACGAGCGATCCGAAAGATTAGAGGCATGTGGGAAAATGGTCATCCAAGCCTGAGGGTTGCTATGAAAATCCTGAGGAATACATCACCGAATCACAAGAGAAAAATTATCAAAAACTTCATTATCAATCAGCTTCTGGTAGGCAGTACAAGGAGGAAGCTTTTTTCAGAGCAGGAAGGCGGATTTTATCCTCCAGGACTTATGGTAATTAGCCCCACGATGAAATGTAATTTGAATTGTTATGGTTGTTATGCAGGCATGTATCGCAAAGATGCGGATTTGCCTTTTGATGTGTTTGACAGGGTGCTTAATGAGGCCAAGGAAATGGGAATTTATTTCGCTGTTATATCCGGTGGTGAACCTTTTTTTAGAAAAGATATTTTTGATATCTTCGAAAAACATCATGATATGTCATTTCATGTATTCACAAATGGTAGTCTTCTTGATGACGAAAAGGTAAGGAAGATATCTGATCTCGGGAATATTCTACCTGCAATTAGTGTAGAGGGGTTTAAGGAAGAGACTGATACCCGTCGGGGTAAGGGTCACTACGAAAAAGTATTAAATGCAATGAGACTTTTAAAAGAAAATGGCGTGCTTTTCGGTTTTTCTGCAACAATGACAAAAGAAAATGCAAATACGATTGTTTCAGATGAATTCATAGACCACTGGATTGGACATGGCTGCACTATCGGTTGGTATTTCCTTTATACACCGGTTGGAAGAGAACCTAACTGGCAAATTGTTCCAACGCCTGAACAGAGAGATATGCTTAGAGAACGGGTGGCTTATATTCGCTCTAATAAGGAGATATTAATCGGTGATTTCTGGAATGATGGCCCTGTTGTTGGTGGCTGCATTGCCGGAGGAAGAAAATATTTCCATATTAATTCCAAGGGTGATATAGAGCCATGTGTATTCTGCCATATCTCAATGCATAATATAAAAAACACAAGTCTCAGGGAAGCCATTACCTCCCCTTTATTCAAGAGAATCCGTGAACATCAGAAAAATAATACCAATCTTTTACGTCCATGTATGATCATGGATCATCCCTATGTTTACAGAGAAATATGTCAGATTCCTGGAGTAAAATTTACACATAAAGGTGCCGAGCAAATCGTAACTGAATTTGCACCTGAAATAGATAAATATTCAAAAAGATGGGCTGAGCTTGCTGATAGGGCATGGAGTGAAAGACAGAATAGTAGTTGTTAG
- the lpxK gene encoding tetraacyldisaccharide 4'-kinase, with protein sequence MNLPELIYYIVYSIKKHSSLKNQKRLPQKVISIGNITLGGTGKTPATIALAEKAREKGFIPCILTRGYKGKAKGTVFVSKGEVPLLNQYQAGDEALLMAEKLKGVHVVKGKNRYEAGKFALGSLPIALSPDLFILDDGFQHWSLFRDKDILLINSLNPFGNKRLFPVGSLREPINQIKRADIIVTTNTSIHPSPLREEGKGRGISNLIHEIKQYNTNAPIFFAEHKPTKFIKTNGETMPLNWAKNKKFFGFCGIGNPQSFKETLSSINIELKGFRIFRDHYRYTKDDIGTIIRLANNSSAEWIVTTEKDIMRLKEQNIPENLIALEIEFSVEEGFYDEVFNFTQIQ encoded by the coding sequence ATGAACTTACCAGAACTCATCTATTACATCGTTTATTCAATAAAAAAACATTCTTCTCTCAAGAATCAAAAGAGACTACCACAAAAGGTTATCAGCATCGGTAATATCACACTCGGTGGGACAGGAAAAACTCCAGCAACAATAGCACTGGCAGAAAAAGCAAGAGAAAAGGGGTTCATACCCTGCATTCTAACAAGAGGATATAAAGGAAAAGCAAAGGGAACTGTTTTTGTGAGTAAAGGTGAAGTTCCTCTATTAAATCAATATCAGGCAGGGGATGAAGCCCTTTTAATGGCTGAAAAATTAAAAGGTGTTCATGTTGTAAAAGGTAAAAATAGGTATGAGGCAGGTAAATTTGCTCTTGGCTCTTTACCCATAGCACTTAGCCCTGATCTTTTTATTCTCGATGACGGATTTCAGCACTGGTCGCTTTTTAGAGATAAGGATATTTTATTGATAAACAGTCTAAATCCTTTTGGGAACAAAAGACTCTTTCCTGTTGGTTCCTTAAGAGAGCCAATAAATCAAATAAAGCGGGCTGATATTATTGTGACAACAAATACCAGTATCCATCCCTCCCCCTTGAGGGAGGAGGGTAAGGGAAGGGGTATTAGTAATCTTATTCACGAAATCAAGCAATATAATACAAACGCCCCAATTTTTTTTGCTGAACATAAGCCTACAAAATTTATTAAAACAAATGGCGAGACCATGCCTCTGAATTGGGCTAAAAATAAAAAGTTTTTTGGTTTCTGTGGAATCGGCAATCCACAGTCATTTAAAGAAACTCTATCATCAATAAATATTGAATTAAAAGGTTTTAGAATATTTAGAGATCATTACAGATATACTAAGGATGATATTGGGACCATAATAAGGCTTGCAAATAATAGCAGTGCAGAGTGGATTGTTACAACAGAAAAGGATATAATGAGACTTAAAGAACAGAATATACCTGAGAATCTGATTGCATTAGAGATTGAGTTTTCTGTAGAAGAAGGATTTTATGATGAAGTATTTAATTTTACTCAAATCCAATGA
- a CDS encoding 2-oxoacid:acceptor oxidoreductase family protein — MQSKRNTSIVFIGKGGQGVLTASSITARTFFLSGYDVKKSDMKGIARRGGKVLSTLVAGKKVYDPKVIPEIADIAVVLSNEVGLIFSEMTTVILPTDKEITKYNRSLNMFCLGRLSNFLDLPIEHWEIAVSERFESAVSKNNLLAFYQGRETGEIIHSKNDQIVQRFF, encoded by the coding sequence ATGCAATCAAAAAGAAATACATCAATAGTATTTATAGGTAAAGGAGGACAGGGAGTCCTCACTGCTTCATCAATTACTGCGCGAACTTTTTTCCTTTCTGGTTATGATGTGAAAAAATCAGATATGAAAGGAATTGCACGCAGGGGAGGAAAAGTTCTATCAACACTCGTAGCAGGCAAAAAGGTTTACGACCCAAAAGTTATACCTGAAATTGCAGATATAGCAGTAGTTCTCTCCAATGAAGTTGGTCTTATTTTTTCTGAGATGACAACAGTCATTTTGCCAACAGATAAAGAAATAACCAAATATAATAGGAGTTTGAATATGTTCTGTCTTGGAAGGCTCAGCAATTTTCTTGATCTTCCCATAGAGCATTGGGAAATTGCTGTGAGTGAGAGATTTGAAAGTGCTGTTTCAAAAAATAATCTGCTGGCATTTTATCAGGGCAGAGAAACAGGAGAGATTATTCATTCTAAGAATGATCAAATTGTTCAAAGATTTTTCTAA
- a CDS encoding cobalamin B12-binding domain-containing protein has protein sequence MKLKLIYPEWGHFPLLYRRFIPVLGPATIAALTPDEWEIEFIDERIETLNIQNDADLVGISLMTSQALRAYEISSAYRALGIPVILGGVHVSLAPEEATAYADAIIIGEAEEVWIKLLDDFKKNQLKKIYKCTRPVLNPPLPRWDIICSGKGYLPMNALQISRGCPVNCEMCSVPQSFGTDFRMRDINSLHKELDASAKYLFIVNDNLYLSKRRSGEFLNLLKDSSKEWVGLAPLKIGEDKWFLELLMKSHCWAMYIDLSPWISAGLNEVIDDVQVKKAGEYISRIREYNIKVIASFVFGFDHDEKDIFEKTVSFAKKHEIEEVEFHILTPYPMSRLYERLKSQGRLITDKFSEYTTSQVVFKPAKMTPDELYEGYISAWKEFYADEYEDSSNGPMIRTFRCFPMKKDDVIQFNGERWVEAVFKRENTNKCIEN, from the coding sequence ATGAAACTTAAACTCATATATCCTGAATGGGGACATTTTCCTCTTTTATATAGAAGGTTCATTCCTGTTCTTGGACCCGCAACAATCGCTGCACTAACTCCTGATGAGTGGGAAATAGAGTTCATTGATGAAAGAATAGAAACCCTTAATATTCAGAATGATGCTGACCTGGTAGGAATATCTCTTATGACTTCTCAGGCATTGAGGGCATATGAGATTTCCAGTGCTTACAGGGCTCTCGGGATACCAGTTATTTTAGGTGGTGTCCATGTCTCACTTGCACCCGAAGAGGCAACTGCTTATGCTGATGCAATTATTATTGGAGAGGCAGAAGAAGTATGGATTAAACTTCTTGATGATTTTAAAAAAAATCAATTAAAAAAAATATATAAATGCACCCGCCCTGTTCTTAACCCTCCTTTACCAAGATGGGATATAATATGCTCAGGGAAGGGATATCTGCCTATGAATGCACTCCAGATATCAAGAGGCTGTCCCGTAAACTGTGAGATGTGTTCAGTTCCACAGAGTTTTGGCACCGACTTCAGGATGAGAGATATCAATTCTCTACATAAAGAACTTGACGCATCAGCAAAATATCTCTTTATTGTAAACGATAATCTTTACCTTTCGAAGAGGCGGTCTGGAGAATTCCTGAATTTACTTAAAGACAGCTCAAAAGAATGGGTAGGACTTGCACCATTAAAGATAGGTGAGGATAAATGGTTTTTAGAACTACTTATGAAAAGTCATTGTTGGGCTATGTATATTGATCTAAGTCCCTGGATTTCTGCTGGACTCAACGAGGTAATTGATGATGTTCAGGTTAAAAAGGCTGGAGAATATATCTCACGAATACGTGAATATAATATAAAAGTTATAGCATCTTTTGTCTTCGGTTTTGATCATGATGAAAAAGATATTTTTGAGAAGACTGTATCATTCGCAAAAAAACATGAGATAGAAGAGGTAGAATTTCATATTCTTACACCTTATCCAATGAGTAGACTTTATGAAAGACTAAAATCGCAAGGGAGGTTGATAACAGATAAATTTTCAGAATATACTACTTCTCAAGTCGTCTTCAAACCTGCTAAAATGACACCTGATGAGTTATATGAAGGGTATATCTCGGCATGGAAAGAATTTTATGCAGATGAATACGAAGATTCATCCAACGGACCGATGATTAGAACATTCCGATGTTTTCCAATGAAAAAAGATGATGTTATACAATTTAATGGAGAAAGATGGGTTGAGGCAGTATTTAAAAGGGAGAATACAAATAAATGTATAGAGAACTAA